One window of the Salvia miltiorrhiza cultivar Shanhuang (shh) chromosome 6, IMPLAD_Smil_shh, whole genome shotgun sequence genome contains the following:
- the LOC130990829 gene encoding protein FAR1-RELATED SEQUENCE 5-like, with translation MVPEATRHLMNNNRNVDEFQQMFIISAAKANIGSMRAFRFFREIVGDYKSVGCTGNNFKNFVRDLKLGDGFKFFHEVDDEKKLCRIIWADDVSVKNYKLFGEAVSFDATYNTNRYNFIFTHFTGKDNHGRCISFAVALFNHEDSESYTWVLEKFELVMGNAPRIVITDQDPGLKKVVASTWKETRHRFCMWHINIKVAEKVPQRLRDDTDFKLAYDRVVWNDNDEPQVFEENWNNPMEEYDLTSTKWFSDMYQDRSMWIPAYFRDWS, from the exons ATGGTTCCAGAAGCTACACGACATTTGATGAACAACAACAGGAATGTTGATGAATTCCAACAAATGTTTATCATTTCAGCTGCAAAAGCTAATATTGGCTCAATGCGTGCGTTCCGATTTTTCAGAGAGATTGTAGGCGATTATAAATCAGTTGGATGTACCGGCAACAACTTCAAGAACTTTGTAAGGGACCTGAAG TTAGGGGATGGATTTAAGTTTTTTCATGAGGTAgatgatgaaaaaaaattgtgtcGCATTATTTGGGCGGATGACGTATCTGTTAAAAACTACAAGTTGTTTGGCGAGGCTGTTTCATTCGATGCTACTTATAACACCAACAG ATACAATTTTATATTCACTCATTTCACTGGTAAAGATAACCACGGTAGGTGCATTTCTTTCGCTGTGGCATTATTTAATCATGAAGATTCAGAGTCTTATACATGGGTATTGGAAAAGTTTGAGTTAGTAATGGGAAATGCACCTCGTATTGTTATCACTGATCAAGACCCTGGTCTTAAGAAAGTTGTCGCATCAACTTGGAAAGAAACACGTCACAGGTTTTGTATGTGGCACATAAACATTAAAGTTGCTGAAAAGGTGCCACAGAGGTTGAGGGATGATACTGATTTTAAGTTAGCTTATGATAGGGTTGTGTGGAATGATAATGATGAACCACAAGTTTTTGAGGAAAACTGGAATAACCCGATGGAAGAATACGATCTTACATCAACCAAATGGTTCTCTGACATGTATCAAGATCGTTCAATGTGGATACCCGCGTATTTCAGAGAT TGGTCTTGA